A genomic stretch from Vibrio cortegadensis includes:
- a CDS encoding LysR family transcriptional regulator, producing MNNFDGIIEFVAVAESHGFSAAAKQLGCSTSHVSRQVSRLEERLGTVLLARSTRLVNLTEAGQLYYQQCRELVTGLQQANEGLNSQQVTLSGTLRVSAAGAFAEDHVAPALMEFAKSYPELTIEMDFNSRMVNFIEDGIDFAIRYGALKDSGLVARKLVDRPMAAVASQEYLTHYGEPTHPSQLKQHSCIIANNDHWLFENDGNTINMRVHGRWKSNNSNAVVSACERGLGIAYMPKSSLAKGLESGSLVPILQDFWGKGSSSWIVYQNQRFLPVRARLAIDYLINHFRQIT from the coding sequence ATGAACAATTTTGATGGGATTATTGAATTCGTCGCGGTGGCTGAAAGTCATGGCTTCTCAGCGGCTGCGAAACAGTTAGGTTGCAGTACCAGTCACGTTAGCCGACAAGTGTCTCGGTTAGAAGAAAGGCTCGGAACCGTTTTACTTGCTCGTTCAACTCGGTTAGTGAATTTAACCGAAGCAGGTCAATTGTATTACCAACAATGCAGAGAACTGGTCACCGGGCTACAACAAGCGAATGAAGGCTTAAACTCACAGCAAGTGACGTTAAGTGGTACTTTGCGTGTCAGCGCTGCGGGTGCATTTGCAGAAGATCATGTCGCCCCTGCTTTAATGGAGTTTGCTAAGTCGTATCCAGAGCTTACCATCGAAATGGATTTTAATTCTCGCATGGTTAACTTCATTGAAGATGGTATTGATTTCGCTATTCGTTATGGTGCCCTAAAAGATTCAGGTTTAGTTGCTAGAAAGCTGGTGGATCGCCCGATGGCCGCGGTCGCGAGTCAAGAATATCTCACTCATTATGGTGAACCCACTCACCCTAGCCAACTGAAACAACATAGCTGCATTATTGCCAATAACGATCACTGGCTTTTTGAAAACGATGGCAACACTATTAACATGCGTGTCCATGGTCGCTGGAAAAGTAATAACTCTAACGCAGTGGTCTCTGCTTGTGAGCGAGGGCTAGGAATTGCGTATATGCCGAAAAGCAGCCTTGCGAAAGGGTTGGAGTCCGGTTCGCTTGTTCCAATACTTCAAGACTTTTGGGGCAAAGGAAGCAGCAGTTGGATCGTGTATCAAAATCAACGTTTTCTTCCAGTGCGTGCTCGCTTGGCAATAGATTACTTGATTAATCATTTCCGACAGATTACGTAG
- a CDS encoding type 1 glutamine amidotransferase domain-containing protein — MKKILIPVTNHATLGETDQANGTYSPEITHVIHELTAAGFEYDIASIEGGKAPLYGTDIEGDQINSNVLSDDDFQNRINNSIPVSQINIDDYDAVFYPGGFGLLSDLATNVSFAQLAAKHYESDGIIAAVCHGPAALLPITLSNGDSLLASKSVTGFTREEEIDFGTIDDIPFLLEESLSRKAVLFSKVQPWHELVIVDERVITGQNPTSAHGVGKALVTALS, encoded by the coding sequence ATGAAAAAGATTCTAATTCCAGTAACGAACCATGCCACTCTAGGCGAAACAGACCAAGCTAACGGTACTTATTCACCTGAGATCACTCACGTCATTCACGAGCTGACAGCTGCTGGCTTTGAATACGATATCGCGTCAATTGAAGGTGGAAAAGCGCCACTCTACGGTACTGATATCGAAGGCGATCAGATAAACAGCAATGTATTATCGGATGATGATTTCCAGAATCGTATCAATAACAGCATTCCAGTATCGCAAATCAATATTGATGACTACGACGCTGTTTTCTACCCTGGTGGTTTTGGGTTGTTGTCTGACCTTGCAACGAATGTGAGTTTTGCTCAACTGGCAGCGAAACATTACGAGAGTGATGGCATCATCGCTGCTGTATGTCATGGCCCAGCAGCATTACTTCCAATTACATTGAGTAATGGTGACAGCCTACTGGCTTCTAAATCGGTAACGGGATTCACGCGTGAAGAAGAGATTGATTTTGGTACGATTGATGACATCCCATTCCTGCTTGAAGAGTCACTTTCTCGTAAAGCGGTTCTCTTCAGTAAAGTACAACCTTGGCATGAGCTAGTGATCGTTGATGAGCGAGTAATTACGGGCCAAAATCCAACTAGTGCTCATGGTGTTGGTAAAGCGTTAGTCACTGCACTATCGTAA